A region from the Alosa alosa isolate M-15738 ecotype Scorff River chromosome 7, AALO_Geno_1.1, whole genome shotgun sequence genome encodes:
- the LOC125298544 gene encoding histone H2B-like, with translation MPEPAKSAPKKGSKKAVTKSAGKGGKKRKRTRKESYAIYIYKVMKQVHPDTGISSKAMGIMNSFVNDIFERIAGESSRLAHYNKRSTITSREIQTAVRLLLPGELAKHAVSEGTKAVTKYTSSK, from the coding sequence ATGCCAGAGCCAGCGAAGTCCGCCCCGAAAAAGGGATCCAAGAAAGCCGTGACTAAGTCGGCTGGAAAAGGAGGTAAGAAGCGCAAGAGGACCAGGAAAGAAAGCTACGCCATCTACATCTACAAAGTCATGAAGCAGGTCCATCCCGACACCGGTATTTCTTCCAAGGCTATGGGTATCATGAACTCCTTCGTGAATGATATTTTCGAGCGCATTGCTGGAGAGTCTTCCCGTCTGGCTCACTACAACAAGCGTTCTACCATTACCTCAAGAGAGATTCAGACTGCAGTGCGTCTGCTTCTGCCTGGTGAGCTTGCAAAGCACGCCGTTTCCGAGGGAACGAAGGCCGTGACCAAGTACACCAGCTCCAAGTAA
- the LOC125298550 gene encoding histone H2B-like: protein MPEPAKSAPKKGSKKAVTKSSGKGGKKRKRTRKESYAIYIYKVMKQVHPDTGISSKAMGIMNSFVNDIFERIAGESSRLAHYNKRSTISSREIQTAVRLLLPGELAKHAVSEGTKAVTKYTSSK, encoded by the coding sequence ATGCCTGAGCCAGCAAAGTCCGCCCCGAAAAAGGGCTCCAAGAAAGCCGTGACCAAGTCATCTGGGAAAGGTGGCAAGAAGCGCAAGAGGACCAGGAAGGAGAGCTACGCCATCTATATCTACAAAGTTATGAAGCAGGTCCACCCCGACACCGGTATCTCTTCCAAGGCGATGGGTATCATGAACTCCTTCGTGAACGACATCTTTGAACGCATCGCTGGAGAGTCTTCCCGTCTGGCTCATTACAACAAGCGTTCCACCATCTCTTCCAGGGAGATCCAGACTGCAGTGCGTCTGCTTCTGCCCGGTGAGCTGGCCAAGCACGCCGTCTCTGAAGGAACCAAGGCTGTCACCAAGTACACCAGctccaagtaa